In the Phytoactinopolyspora mesophila genome, GCCGGACCGTGTCTGTTTCACCTGCCGCCGGGATGAGGTCATCGCTTGCGCCAGGGCCGTGGAGACGTCACTGTCCGGCGACGACGTGGCCGCGGCGGTGGACACGGTGGCCACCAACCCCGCGGTGTGGCGTTTCCTGGCCGAGGCGTTCGCCCGTGATCCGGACGCGCTCGCCCACGCAGCGCCACCCGTCGTTGGGCGGCTGGTGACCGAGCTGATCGCCCGCGGTTCCACCGTCATGACGGTGCCGACGTGCGTGACTTGTGGGGTGAGCGGACGGCCATTGACCGTCACCGACGACGGCGGCATGTGCAAACGATGCGCAGCACGGCGCAACCCGGCGGCCTGCTCCCACTGCGGCATCGTCAAACCGGTCGCCGGGCGCACCAACAGCGGCGGGCCGATCTGCGAACCGTGCCGCCGTCACCAGCGAGGACACCGTCCATGCGGTGTGTGCGGTAATACCACCTCGATCGCGGTACGAGCCCGCGGTGACCAACCGGACATCTGCGTCAACTGCTACCGCAGACCTGAGGCCACCTGCCACGTCTGCCGACGACGACGGCCGTGCAGCTTCGCCGACACCGACCGACCGATCTGCGCGTCGTGCTCACCCCGAGCCACGGCCATCTGCGCACGCTGCGGCGCCCATCGCCCACCCGCGGCGCGCTGGGACGAAGGGCCGATCTGCGACACCTGCTACACCGCCGCGCTACGCCACCGTGGACGCTGCGCGGTCTGCGGGGACCAGCGCCGCCTCGTCGCTCCGCCCGGGCCGGAGGCCACGACCTGCGCCGACTGCGCCGGAGTGCCCGTCGTGCACGCCTGCATCGACTGCGGGCTGGAGGACAAACTCTACGAGAAAGACCGCTGCGCCCGGTGCAGCCTGCGTCGCCGGGCCACCGAGCTGCTCTCCGGCGCCTCCGGGCAGGTCCCAGCCGAGCTGAACGGGGTGCTCGAGGCCATCTGCGCGGCCCGCACACCACGCGCGGCGCTGAACTGGCTACGCCAGGGCGCCGCCGCCGCTGTCCTGACCGAACTCGTCTCCGGACAACTCCAGCTCACACACGAGGCGTTGGACGCACACCCACATCCGAAGGCGGCCGACTATCTGCGACACATGCTCGTCGCCAGTGGCGCGCTCGAGCCCCGCGACGAGGCCCTGGCCCGCACCGAACGCTGGCTCACCGACCTGCTCGCCACTATCGACGACAACGAGTACCGTCGGCTCGTCCAAGCCTTCGCAGCCTGGCAGGTCATGCGACGGCTACGCCGTCACGCCGAGACCCGCCCAGCGCCTCGGACCTACACCGCCCACGCCAAACTGCGCATCAAGGTCGCCACCGAGTTCCTCACCTGGCTCACAGCACACGACACCACCCTGGCCGAGGCCCGCCAAACCGACATCGACCAGTGGCTGGCCACCAGCCCGCGCGCCTGCCACGTGCGAGACTTCCTCACCTGGGCCACCGAGCGGCGTCACTGCCCGGCCTTCACCATCCCGGCGCCACAACGCTTCACCGGCACCGCCACCGATTCCGACCAACGCTGGGCACACCTCGCTCGACTGCTCCACGACGACGAACTCGCCCTCGTCGACCGAGTCGCCGGCTGCTTCCTACTGCTGTTCGCCCAGCCACAATCCCGGATCGCGGTCATGACCACCGACCAGATCACCCAGCACGACAACGAGGTGTTCGTCCGCTTCGGCCAGCACGACGTGCCCGTCCCCGAACCACTCGACACGCTACTGCTCCAGCTCATCGCCAACGGCAAGTCCTACACCGGGATCGGATCACCCGCCGACACCCAATGGCTGTTCCCCGGCGGCATGCCCGGACGACCCATCACCGCATCACGACTCGCCGAACGCCTCCGCGCTGTGGGCATCTCCACCCAAGCCGGACGCCGAGCCACCCTGATCGACCTCGCCGCCAAGCTCCCCGCCGCCGTCCTCGCCGACCTGCTCGGCCTGCACCGCGCCACGGCCGTGAAATGGACCGGACAAGCCGGCGGCGGCTGGAACCGCTACGCCGCCGAGATCGCCCGCACCCGCTAGAAGCCACCCACAATCACCAACCATGCGAATAGCCCTCACCCGCCAGGACCCGTCCACCTACTCACACGAGCCGAAACATTGCTCTCTACCGGTTTCGACGCGGGAGAGACGATCAAGGCGCTCGCCGAGTACCTCGGGCATTCCGACCCCGGCTTCACGCTGCGCACGTATACGCATCTGATGCCGGCGAGCGAGTCCCGGACGCGGAGGGCGATCGACGCCGCGTTTGTCTCTGGGGGATCCGAGGGCTCGGGCGAGGGGAATCCGTGGCCGTGTGCACTGCTTGTGCACTGGCCGCCTGATCCGGGGCCGGAGGCGCAGCCAGGGTGGGGTCGCGCTCGCGGCGTCTGTATAGGTCAGACGGGATGCGGGCGGGTCAGGAGGCGTGCAGCAGGGCGTCGTTGCGCCATTTGAGGTTCTCGTGGCGTTCCTTGCGGCTACCACCGGCATCATGGCGGTGCTTCTCCTCGGAACTGACGGTGGTCCGTCTGTCACGGACGCCGTCGGCCTGTATGAGCTTATCGGCTACAACCTGCTGGCTATCAGCGCCATCCTGGCTCTGCGGGTTCTGGTGCGCGTCTTCCGCCGGTCTTGAGGACGCCGTGTTCGGCTCGTGGGTCAGCACCCGGTCCGTCGGAGCGACCGCACTCGGTGCAGGCACCCCGGCGGCGGATGTAGTAGCAATAGGTCGCGACGGCAAGCGCTACCCCCCAGAGCGGCCAGAACAGTGCCGGACCGACAGCAGCCCAGTTGTCCAGTGATAGTGCCGCACGGTCGGCATCAAGGCCGATTTTCGCCAAGCTCAGCCCAGCCGAGACGGTGAGAGCCGACACGCCCGATGCCGGGATCACCGCCAGCTTGAGCGGCACGCGGCGGCCACGCAAGACAGGCATCCAGCGAGGGAAGATCTCCCCCCACTTCTGCACCAGGCCCAGTGTCAGCAGGCTTCCCACCAGTGCGAACGAGCCCAGCCACGCACCCGACGTCAGATCGCCGGTCGCGGTCGCCTCGTCAAAGTGCTCACTGTCGATTCCGAGCGGAACACCGGCGACCCACACCCATCTGGTCAGCGCGTAGAAAGCCGGAATCACCATCGCGATGGCTACCGCGATCCGCCCTCGGCGCGCGACGACTGACGGGTCCATCCAACTCGACAGCCGGCCGCCGCGGCCGCACTTCTCGCATCTGCCAGCGGTGCGGCGTGCAAACACGGCGGTCGCCAAGACCCATGCGAATCCACCCACGAGCACCGCCAGGTGATTGAGATAGACCCAGTCCATCGCGTCGATGAAGTCGGCACGCATCTCGGCGTCGAACGGCGCGACCACGATGACCAGCGGGAGGTAGCCGACGATAGCCAAGACCCGCGCGTCCGGCACCACCAGCAGCCAGCCCAGTGCCATCAGCGAGCCGACGACGATGAGCGTGGCCCTCCACCAGGATCGAAGCTGCCTGTTCGCCTGCACCACGTGTTCGGGGCGTCCGTGGGATCCTCCTGGCAGCCGCTCCTGCACCGAATGCGGCCAGCGCGCCATCAGGAAAGCTATGCCGGCACCGGCCAGCGCGGCCGCGGCGAACAAGGGCGCGCCCACGTTCGCCGGCAGGTTCTCCAGCAAGGACAACGCCCCTTCCGGGTCGTTCTCACCAAGTGGGAATCCTCGCCCGGTGACCGTCCAACCGAGCGCCAGCAGGCCGTAAGCCAGCGACCACCCGGCGGCGGCGTACATGGCCCATCGGATGCGCCCGGAGGGTCGGACCGGCGGCGGCGCCGCGGTTGTATCTGCCATGCCTCTCAGCATGGATCCGAAAGGGTGCCCCCGAGATCCCCCCGGCACGTGAACCCGCTCCCCCGAGCGAGTGAGCCCCAACCGCCCGCGGCCATCTCCAAATGATCATGTTTGGTGGGTTTCCTCGTGCAATGCCATGCCTACAGACCTATTGAGGCACGAGAACACAAACCAAACATGATCATTTAGCTAGGGCGCGGTGGGCCGGACGAACCCGGATTCATACGCGGCGATCACGGCCTGCGTCCGATCCCGCACGCTGAGCTTGGCCAGCACGTTGCCCACGTGCGTTTTGACGGTCTCGACCCCGAGGTAGAGCTCGGCGGCGATCTCCGTGTTGGACTTGCCTGCCGCCATCATCCGCAGGACCTCGCCCTCCCGCTCGGTCAATCCGGCCCGCGTCACAGCGCTATCCGTACCGGATCGGCTCCCGCCGACGTGCTGCGCGGCCAACTGCCGGATCGCATCCGGAAACAGCAACGATTCACCGCGCACCACCAGCCGGATCGCCTGCACGATCTGCTCCGGCGGGGTGCGTTTGAGGACAAACCCGTGGGCGCCGGCCTGAAGGGCGTCGTACACGTAATCGTCGTTCTCGAAGGTGGTGATCACGAGGATCTTCGGCGGATTTGGCCGCTTCATCAGCAACCGGGTGGCCTGAATACCGTCGACCGACGGCATCCGCACGTCCATCAGGACGACGTCCGGAAGCAGCCGCGCCACCAGCGGCCCCACCTCCGCCCCGTCACCGGCCGCTCCGACGACGGTCAAGTCGGGCTGCGCATCGATGATCACCCGGAGGCCCGCACGGACGAGTTCCTCGTCGTCGACCAGCAACACCTTGATGGGTGCATCATTCATCTCGAGTTCCGTTCATCTGTTGCTCCAGGCAGGTGGGCCCGGACCACCCATGCGTCGTCAGCTGGCCCGGTGACGAGCTCGCCACCCAGCACGCTCACTCGCTCTCGCATGCCAAGCAGCCCGCGGCCGCCGGTCTTGGACGCCGGCTGCAGACCAGAGCGGCTCGGCGGGCTGACCGGGTTGGTCATCTCGATATCCACGCCGGCCGCCCCGGCACGCACATGCAGAGTCACCGGAACCGGGCCAGCATGCCGGAGGGCGTTGGTCAGCCCTTCCTGGGCGATGCGGTACGCCTCTCTCGACGTCACCGCCGGCACACCGGTGGCGTCCACGTCGATCACAGCATCGACGTGGAGACCTGCCGCACGCATCTCGTCAGCCAGCAGGCCGAGGTCATTGAGACCTCTCAGCGGCGTCGTCCGGCCGGGTTCTTGGTCGCCCCGCGGCGCGTCCGGCTCCGGACGTCCATCTCGTGGTGGTTCGTTCACCCGCAGCAGCCCGAGGACGTAATCGAGATCGTCCATGGCGGCCCGTCCGGCGTCCTCGATCGCCTGGAGTGCGCGCCGCACGAGTTCTGTATCCGAGTCCAAGACTTGCCGCGCAGCCGCCGCCTGAAGCGTCGTCACAGTCAGCGCATGCCCAACAGAGTCGTGCAACTCGCGGGCGAGCCGGTTGCGCTCGGTGAGCCGCTGAGCCTCGACTTCCAGGGCACGGATCTGCGCGACCGACGACGGTTGCAGCAGCACCGGAGCCACGGTGCCCAGCACGCGCCCGGTCACCGCCACGAGGTAGACCACCGCCAGAATCATCCCGATGGCGACGGCGAACGCGGGCACACCCTCCAGAAGGTGGAAGGGGGCGAGGTTGAACTCCGTCATCCAGCCGCCGTCGACGCCCACACCACGCATGACCAGCACGACCACGAGGGGCGCGGTGAAAAGCATCGCCAGCATGATCCCGCCGCCACAGATCAGATGCAGGCCATACCAGCTGGCGCCGCGCCATCTGGTTTCCCACGGCGGGTTCCGTTCCGGTTCCGGCAGCGGGACATCCAGCAAGCTGCGGGCAGCCGCGATCTCCAGCGCACGCGTCACCGGCAGAAATGCTGGGACGGTACCGATCGCTACGGTGACGGCCGCGAGCACCGCCACCGGAATCACCGGCGTCTGCGGATCCGCGAACATCTGCACGAACCCGGCTGCCAGCATCACGTACGGGAGCAGGATGACGCCACCGAGCAGTAGGTGCACGCCCCGACGGAAGGTGGACCTGCTGACCAGCGGCGCCAGTATCCAGCGCAGTCTCACGTGTGTGATTGTTCCCTATGCCGGCTCAGCTCGGAGCACGGACGGCGCATCTTTGTGCCTCGCGAGTGCCGGGGAGCAGAACGCCGACGTCCTGAGTGAGCAGTTCCGATCACTCAGGACGCCGGCGGTTTCGGTCAGGACGCGACGATGTTGAGCCGGACGTCAGCTGCCACCTCAGGGTGCAGCCGGACGGTCACGGTGTGTTCACCGATGGTCTTGATCGGGTTGCCGACCTCGATACGGCGCTTGTCCACGTCTGGCCCACCAGCAGCCACCACCGCGGAGGCGATGTCAGCCGGGGTGATGGCACCGAACAGCCGTCCGGTATCACCGGCCTTGGCGGTCAACCGAATCGGCGACTGCTCGAGCCGGGCCTTCACGCCGCGCGCAGTGTCAAGATCGGCGATCTCCCGGCTGGAACGCGCCCGCCGAATGGTGTCGATCTGCTTCTGTCCGCCCTTCGACCACGCGATGGCATAGCCGCGCGGAATCAGGTAGTTGCGGCCGTAGCCGTCCCTGACCTCCACGACGTCGCCAGCCGCGCCGAGCCCGGGCACTTCCTGGGTGAGGATGAGCTTCATGTCTACCGCAGCCTTCCTCAGCGAGCCGTCGAGGTGTACGGCAGCAGCGCAACCTCGCGAGCGTTCTTGATCGCGGTGGCGACGTCGCGCTGGTGACGCGTGCAGTTGCCGGTCACCCGGCGAGCACGGATCTTGCCGCGATCGGAGATGTATTTCCGGAGCAACGCCGTGTCTTTGTAATCGACGTAGCCGGATTCGTCTTTGCAAAAACCGCAAACCTTCTTCTTCGGCTTGCGCAACGTGGGGTTAGCCATCGTGGTGCTCTCCTTTGAAGAGCCCGGTCACCACACTTGGGCGGACCGGGATGGGGTTGATGGACGTGGGGCTCGATGCCCCTAGAACGGGGGTTCTTCGGCAGCCGCGGGGGCGCCGCTGGCCCAAGGGTCGCCGCCAGGTGCGGGGCCGCCGCCTTGAGCGGGTGCACCTTGCGTGGCCCAGGGGTCGTTGCCGCCCTGAGGAGCTCCGCCACCACCGAATCCGCCACCTTGACGTTGGGTCTTGGTGACCTTGGCCGTGGCGTATCGCAGGCTGGGACCGACCTCGTCGACATCGAGCTCGACGACGGTGCGCTTCTCACCTTCGCGGGTCTCGAACGAGCGTTGCTTGAGCCGACCGCTGACGATCACCCGCATGCCACGCTGCAACGACTCGGCAGCGTTCTCCGCGACCTGCCGCCAGACCGAACAGCGCATGAAGAGTGTCTCGCCGTCTTCCCACGCGTTGGTCTGCCGGTTGAACGTGCGCGGCGTAGACGCGACGGTGAAGTTCGCCACGGCCGCACCACTCGGGGTGAATCGCAGCTCCGGATCGTCGGTCAAGTTGCCGATGATGGTGATAACGGTCTCGCCTGCCATGAATTGCTCCCTAGGTCGGGTAGGTCAGTTTCTTCGTCGAGGACGCCGACCCACGAGCCCGTTCAGTGCACCTCGGGCCTAACGACCTTGGTGCGCAAGATCGACTCCGACAGTCCGAGCTGGCGATCGAGCTCGGCGACAGTGTCAGCCTCACAGGTGACGTCGAGCACCGCGTAGATGCCCTCACTCTTCTTGTTGATCTCGTAGGCGAGCTTGCGGCGGCCCCAGATGTCGACTTTCTCGACCGAGCCGCCGGCCTCGCGTACGACCCCGAGATACTGCTCGAGGGTTGGGGCGACGGTGCGCTCCTCGGACTCTGGGTCGAGGATCACCATGACCTCGTAGTGACGCATGCCGGTTCACCTCCTGTGGTCTTCACGGCCACGGTCTCTCCGCGGCAGGAGGGCTATGTCGTCCATGTTGGCCCGGCGAAGCGAACGTCGGGTCCGCACATCACCAGGCCGCAGCTAGCGTACCAGCGGACCCGTCAAATTCCGATTCCTCTGTCCACAGGCTCCAAATGATCATGTTTGGTGGGTTTTCTCGTGCCTTACCATGCCTGGAGGCCTGTTGATGGACGAGAAAACCCACCAAACATGATCATTTAGGGTGAGGGGGCGGGGATGGGGGTGCCCGATATCGCCCGCCTGCAACGCCGCACCCTCACCCTGTTGGTCGCCGCGCAGGTGGTCGGCGGACTCGGAATCGGATCGGCCATCTCGGTCGGCGCCATCCTTGCCCTGCGGTTGTCCGGCTCGGAACAGTGGTCCGGCCTGGCCGGCACCATGATCACCCTGGGAGCGGGCGCCATTGCCCTCCCGCTGGCGCGTCTGGCCGCGTCGAAAGGCCGGAGGATCAGCCTCAGCCTGGGCTGGCTGGTCGCGGCCGCAGGTGCCCTGGTCACACTCCTGGCCGCCACCGTGTCGTCATTCGTCCTGTTGCTCGCCGGGCTGCTGCTGGTGGGTTCCGGAACGGCCACCAACCTGCAGTCTCGCTACGCCGCCACTGACCTCGCCGATCCCAGGACCCGCGCCCGCGACCTGTCGATCGTCGTGTGGTCGACGACGGTCGGCTCAGTCCTCGGCCCCAACCTGACCGGCCCAGGCGAAGTGGTCGCCGGATGGCTGAGCATTCCACCGGTCGCGGGTCCATTCGTCTTCTCCGCGGCCGGGTTCGGGCTCGCGTTCGCGCTGATCGCCAGCCGATTGCGCCCAGACCCCCTCCTCATTGCCCAAGCGCGCCGCGAGCAGGTGAATCCCGGGTACCAGCCAGCGAAGCCGTCCGGTTCCGCACTCATGGTGATCCGGAAGCGCCCGGCGGCTTTGATCGGGCTTTCGGCGATGGTGCTCAGCCAGGGCATCATGGTCGCCGTCATGACCATGACTCCGGTACATATGGACCACCATGGCGCGGAACTACGCCTCGTCGGCCTGACGATCAGCCTGCACATCGCCGGGATGTATGCGTTGTCGCCGGTCGTGGGCTGGCTGACGGATCGCCTCGGGCGCCGTCCCGTGATCATCATCGGCCAGCTCGTCCTGGTCGCATCCGCCATCACCGCCGGCACCGCGCATCATTCGACGCCTCAGCTCACGATCGGGCTCGTGTTGCTGGGGCTGGGCTGGTCGGCCGGCCTGGTGGCCGGGTCGACGCTGCTCACAGAGTCGGTTCCGGATGAGGCACGGACCCGGATCCAAGGAACGTCGGACGTGCTCATGAGCCTCATGGGAGCTGTCGGTGGCGGATTGTCCGGGGTGATTCTGGGCGCTACCAGCTTCGGCACCCTGAATGCGCTCGCCGCGGTCCTCGTCATCCCCACGCTTGCTCTGATTGCGATCGAGACGGTAACCCGGCGTCGTCGCCCCCACGACGACGCGCCTGTCAGCCTCGAGCGGTAGCGTGCCAACCATGGCTGAGCTACGTATCGGCGCCCACACCGCGCAAGAAGATCCCATCGGAGGGGCGAAGGCCCGCGGGGCCAACGCCGTCCAGTTCTTTCTCGGCGACCCCCAGGGCTGGAAAGCCCCTACGGTCTCGTATCCGGGCGGCGCCGATGCTCTTCGCCACGCGGCCGCCGAAGCAGACATAGAGCTGTACGTGCATGCGCCGTACGTGCTCAACGTCGCCACCACCAACAACCGGATACGTATCCCCAGCC is a window encoding:
- a CDS encoding response regulator transcription factor, whose protein sequence is MNDAPIKVLLVDDEELVRAGLRVIIDAQPDLTVVGAAGDGAEVGPLVARLLPDVVLMDVRMPSVDGIQATRLLMKRPNPPKILVITTFENDDYVYDALQAGAHGFVLKRTPPEQIVQAIRLVVRGESLLFPDAIRQLAAQHVGGSRSGTDSAVTRAGLTEREGEVLRMMAAGKSNTEIAAELYLGVETVKTHVGNVLAKLSVRDRTQAVIAAYESGFVRPTAP
- the rplI gene encoding 50S ribosomal protein L9; translation: MKLILTQEVPGLGAAGDVVEVRDGYGRNYLIPRGYAIAWSKGGQKQIDTIRRARSSREIADLDTARGVKARLEQSPIRLTAKAGDTGRLFGAITPADIASAVVAAGGPDVDKRRIEVGNPIKTIGEHTVTVRLHPEVAADVRLNIVAS
- the rpsR gene encoding 30S ribosomal protein S18, whose amino-acid sequence is MANPTLRKPKKKVCGFCKDESGYVDYKDTALLRKYISDRGKIRARRVTGNCTRHQRDVATAIKNAREVALLPYTSTAR
- a CDS encoding MFS transporter gives rise to the protein MGVPDIARLQRRTLTLLVAAQVVGGLGIGSAISVGAILALRLSGSEQWSGLAGTMITLGAGAIALPLARLAASKGRRISLSLGWLVAAAGALVTLLAATVSSFVLLLAGLLLVGSGTATNLQSRYAATDLADPRTRARDLSIVVWSTTVGSVLGPNLTGPGEVVAGWLSIPPVAGPFVFSAAGFGLAFALIASRLRPDPLLIAQARREQVNPGYQPAKPSGSALMVIRKRPAALIGLSAMVLSQGIMVAVMTMTPVHMDHHGAELRLVGLTISLHIAGMYALSPVVGWLTDRLGRRPVIIIGQLVLVASAITAGTAHHSTPQLTIGLVLLGLGWSAGLVAGSTLLTESVPDEARTRIQGTSDVLMSLMGAVGGGLSGVILGATSFGTLNALAAVLVIPTLALIAIETVTRRRRPHDDAPVSLER
- a CDS encoding histidine kinase, with amino-acid sequence MRLRWILAPLVSRSTFRRGVHLLLGGVILLPYVMLAAGFVQMFADPQTPVIPVAVLAAVTVAIGTVPAFLPVTRALEIAAARSLLDVPLPEPERNPPWETRWRGASWYGLHLICGGGIMLAMLFTAPLVVVLVMRGVGVDGGWMTEFNLAPFHLLEGVPAFAVAIGMILAVVYLVAVTGRVLGTVAPVLLQPSSVAQIRALEVEAQRLTERNRLARELHDSVGHALTVTTLQAAAARQVLDSDTELVRRALQAIEDAGRAAMDDLDYVLGLLRVNEPPRDGRPEPDAPRGDQEPGRTTPLRGLNDLGLLADEMRAAGLHVDAVIDVDATGVPAVTSREAYRIAQEGLTNALRHAGPVPVTLHVRAGAAGVDIEMTNPVSPPSRSGLQPASKTGGRGLLGMRERVSVLGGELVTGPADDAWVVRAHLPGATDERNSR
- a CDS encoding single-stranded DNA-binding protein, which encodes MAGETVITIIGNLTDDPELRFTPSGAAVANFTVASTPRTFNRQTNAWEDGETLFMRCSVWRQVAENAAESLQRGMRVIVSGRLKQRSFETREGEKRTVVELDVDEVGPSLRYATAKVTKTQRQGGGFGGGGAPQGGNDPWATQGAPAQGGGPAPGGDPWASGAPAAAEEPPF
- the rpsF gene encoding 30S ribosomal protein S6; the encoded protein is MRHYEVMVILDPESEERTVAPTLEQYLGVVREAGGSVEKVDIWGRRKLAYEINKKSEGIYAVLDVTCEADTVAELDRQLGLSESILRTKVVRPEVH